cccagtaatgtgaaatccataaagtagggcctaatgaatttatttgaattgactgattttgtttaaatttttttgttcagtatacttgttggatggattggatgcacattttttatttaacctgtatttaactaggccagccagttaagaacaaattcttacaatgacagcctaggaacagtgccttgttcaggggcagaatgacagatttttaccttgtcagatcgGAGATTCGATCTaggaacctttcggttactggcccaacgctctaaccactaggctacctgccgcatttTTGACTAGCTGCAGGCTAGTTGTCAAGTGATATTGTCGACCATCATCAGGTGATTCAGTAAAGAAAACTAATATTGACAGCAATACAGGTACGAACATTAGTGCTGAATTTACTAATGACTTTGAGCATTACAAATTTCACCTCATATCCcaacaaagaaacaaacaagtTAGCAGGATGAATGCTTTATTCTGATTTTCTACATGCAGAAAACAGTTATGTTTATATACTTGTTTTTCAATGTATCACTTTAACAAAAAAATAGCACAAGACAATTTGACATGCATCTTCTCAAGTAATAACTactgaaaatgaaataaatatacACAGTGGCACAAGTATTCTCAGTACCAAAACACTGAGGTTACCAAAACAGTAACAAAACAATAAATACAACAAACATCTGTGGATGTTATACAAGTTTCGTCTTCAGAAAGAGGTTCTCTGCAATTTACTTTTCATAAATAAACTGCTCTTGCTAAGATTACGCATGAGAACACATCAGTACCTTTCAATAGGAAAGGAGTTACACAGCCTCCCATGAACTGAAATGAAACAAACATACCATCACACGGTAAGCCACAGATACTCAGAGCCCTCACCCTCACATTCCCTATACTGAAGGAGAAGAAACAACTGACATCAAATAAAGCTGACAGCTATTTTTAAATCTCGTCAAGCTTTTCATAGGCTTTAGTTTGTTAATTGTACGTACTCTACACTTGGTCTCTCTCGTACCATTATTCTTGAACATAAAAAGACAGCTTATTTATTCTGCTTCATCCCAAATTAGTGTTAGAAGAAGAGGTGCTGTGGCTGCGTTGTTATACACCTCAGTCCCACTCTGCTTGCCTTGAGTTAAGCCTAACTCACACTCACAGGTGCACGGGTCTTGTTGCTATGGAGGAAATTCAACTTTTGCTCGGCTAGACAAAGTCAAGGTTCAGTAGTTCTACTCCCCAGTTCCCAGGCTGAGTTGGAACTCCCAAGGGAAAGGTCTGGAACTGGAACttggaggggaagagggggaggagggcagAGATGGTACCATCTGATGAATACACCAAGAAAACTGCAATACAGTACGAACTACAGACTTTTCAAAAACGGGGCATAAAAATGACATTTACCCCCCCGCCCTCTTCCAGAGAAAATAAATGGCAAAGTTTGACAGGGACGGTCCATTTTGACAGTCAGttgagccatactgtaacgtcATTTAGGTTAGAGCTATTAGCAGAGCAGAAGTAACTCGTCATCACTATTGGTCTCCGTCTTGCCTGTGGCCTCCAGACAGGCGTCTGGGATCTGTGCGGTGTGAACCATGCTACAGTGTTCACAGGGCCCGTTCCGGCCCAGGGACACCCGGCCTGACCTGAGAGAGGCTGGGGATGATAGGCGTGGGGCAGCCTGATCTAGACCTACCTCCAGGCTGAGGAGCCTGGAGGTCTCGCTGGTGGAGTCAGTGTCCGAGGCAGCATCTGAAACAGGGATAAGCAGCTCCACGTCGTCTTCGTCCTCCCTGGTCCCTGCTCCATGCTCTAGGTGCCTCAGAGGGCTGTGGTTCTGGGTTCCCCCACCCGAGGAGCCTCCGGAGCGGCCCAGGGAGAAACGTACCCAGCGCAGGCTGCGGGTGACCCGGCTCAGGGCACTGCTCAGCTGACTCCTCCCGGTCGCAGAACACTGAGGCTCTGCTGCCTCTCCCCCTGGGGTCTCTATGGTGTGTGTCTCCACCACTGCTGGGCTGGCCCTAGCCCGGTGGCTGTCCCTACAGCTGGGCAGAGGGGCGGAAGTGGTGGAGTTTGTCGACACCGAGACGATGGCCTCCACTGCAGTTGCCGGAGGGGTCTTTACGGGGAGGGGGGCTACAAGCCCCCCCACGGCCCCACGGACATCCCGGCGCTCGCTCTCTGTATCAGTGTCGTCCGAGTCGAGGGGCAGCAACCCCCGGTGCGGTCCAGCCCTGTCGGGTTCGTGGGCCGAGCAGCCACCGTTACTGCTGCTGGTGCTGTTGTCCTCGCCGTCAGCAGACACCAGGGCCAGTGAGCCGGAGCGCCGTGAGCGTGTGAAGTTGAAGAGACGTTGCCAGATGTTGCTGTGGCGACCGGAGGTGGGCAGGTGGATGGAGGTGAAACCCAGCTGGGAGCGAACAGCCAACCTCAGGTTCTCCAACACAGACGCCTGGACAACACACAGGGAGAACAGCAAGACTGTTAGTATCATCAATCaaataataaagccctttttaaatCAACAGTttacacagtcctttacagtaaGTAATCCAATCTATTATAGATGACAATTAACATCAAACTCCTGAGATGTGAATCTGAAGGTCATTGGGAAATGTGTCTCCCAACAGAAACCAGGAAAGACAGTTTATCCCACATAGTTGTAAGCTGGCGGCAAACCGGAATGTTTGTTTGGATTTCCATGACAAAGGCTTTATGAGGAGAGAAAAGTTGGTGCTGAACAAACTTGTTGGAGGAGTGGCTATACAAGTGGCTATACAGAGAAGCAGGCAGGACAGCTTGATTCGTGGCTGAGGCTCCGGACCTGTCCGTGTTTGGCTGACTAACTGTGACCCTCCTGGCTGCTACCGTgatcctccctccactccagtTCCAATCTGCTTTAAATCCATTATTTCATTTCACCCGCATATCTTTTCTTTCCCTTTTTGTCTGTACACTGTAATTCAGCTTTCAGCTGTGAATGTGTACAAGCTCAAATAAACCTTACTATATAAAAACAGCCATAATGTTCTCCATGAAGCAGTTGTTTAACTAAACAATCCCAGTCAACTTCCACGTAATCAATCACAGTTAAACCGCTTCAACTTTTGTTACTGAAGTCAGGTTGTTAGACATTACAGAGTTGATTCTTGGTGTCTCCAATCCTATGACAAAGATAGGCATTCACGTCCGGACTTGAAATGTGCACTCTTAACACAGACTTAAGCTTAAGTCGTGTATGGACAAGAGGATCACATCTTCTGAGGAGAACAAGAGAGGGCAGTGTGATCTAGATGTAGACTTACCTGGTTGCCGGAGCAGACAGGGAAGTCCTCCACAGGGGGTATAAGGCCCTGGGCGATCAGCTGGCCATACGACGGGGGAGCCTCCCTCCTCAGGAGCTCAGCCTCAACCCTGGACAGCTGGGTCTCAAATGACCTGGGGAAACAGTTAGAGGGATTCAAAGGAATTGAAGCAACAAACACAACCAGATCAGTTAGATGTACAAAAAAAAAGCATTTCAAAGTTCATTCAGTGTCCTTTGATGGAGATCAAAGACAGAAATCAGAGAGCTAACTAGCTATATGAATCCAAAGACAGCATTTATAAAAGGCTAAAGACTAGTCTGGATTATCAATCATCTCTCGTAGTAGGTGTGAAACATACTAAAGCTGTCATAGCAaaccacacagacagaaacaaagTCTTATGACTTATGTGGGCACTGTATAACTGTTTAACCACTGTGTAATAACAAGAGTAATAGCATGGGGTCTGAGTTTATTACCTGCGCTCAAACATCCGGAGGGAGTAGAGTTTGCAGGTGCAGCCCAGAGCGATGACCAGCAGCAGGCCACAGATGAGACTTCCTATAACCGCCGCCGTGATGACCCGTGTGGGCACGATGACCGGACAACTCTCCTCATCGCTTCCGTCGCCACAGTCGTCCTGCGCATCACACACCCAGCTCTCGAACACACAGCGGTTGTTCTTACAGTGGAAGTTGCCAGGCTGGCAGAAGAAGCAGTTCTTCTCGTCCGAGCCGTTGGGGCAGCGGTTCTGGTAGTTGCAGCGGTCCGAGCGCGGGTAACAGGCGCCATTTCTGGAGCAGGGAAACTCATCCTCCTGGCAGGTGCTGCAGTTGACCTCATCGCGGCCATTGGGGCAGTGCCAGTAACCGTCGCAGCGTTGCTGCTCCGTGTAGCAGCCCCAGTTGCCCCCACACGGGATCTCCCAGGGCAGACAGAAACCGTCCACCTGGCAGGAGATGAGGTAGATTAATTGATTAGTTGATTCGAGGGCATCCGTAATGATTCCAAAATAAAGAAATCAAGACTTTTCAAGGGAGAGTTTAAAGGGAAATATCAGAAGCACTTCTAGGTCAGTGAGATGTGTTTTACACATATTTGGCCTCAAAGAAAGTGGGTCTGGGTTTCATGCATCTAACGATACACAATACACCCAATGACAAAAATACGGACGAGATCAGAAAATTGAAGTAAGTCCTGCTTTGTGGCATTTCGCAAAGCCTCTGATATACCAATGGCACTATATATTTGTGTGCGTGTAGATATTGTTGTACTTCTTCGATAGAGCCATTGGATGTCTTTCAGCGGATTCATTCCTATATATACACACGATGACACATCAGAAATACTACAGCTCTGTGTGGGGCAGTGCTTCCTGCTCTGGTCCGTCGTGCATTCGGTATGAATGCTGGATCTTGTGGTACACTGTGAGCAGAGGAATAGACAGGAAGTCGAAACTTCCTAATTCTGCCAGTGAAATGAAAACAAGCTTGTTGGTTGTTTATGAAAAAACGTAACGTTGTTAATATTCTATATACAGTGGCAGAGATAAGGCTAAATGTCCCTTTAAATAAACACGATTGTTGGTTTTTTATGTTTATGAAAAAAACGTAACGTTGTTAATATTCTATATACAGTGGCAGAGATAAGGCTAAATGTCCCTTTAAATAAACAAGCTTGTtggttttgataaaaaaaaataagctTTTCTCCCGTGCAATAAATAAGAAGCTAGTATGCAACGATGTGGGTACCTCTTACTATATTTTGCCTGGAAAACTATTAATTGAATCAATCGGCCCTAGCAACCAAACCAATAGCAACTAATCGATATGGAGAAACTTGGGTTGAACTCATGCGCCTACCTGGTAGGTGACATTGAAGCCCCTTGCCGCATTGATCTTGTCAGCGTAGAAGTGAACGCGCAGCTGGCCCGAGGACGAGACCACGGCCATGGGGGCACGGGAGTCAAAGGCTGTGAGGACGCGGAGTAGACGGCGAGGGTTCTCTTCCAAGCCGTCGTACACCTTGACGTAGTCCCCATAGCCCGTCCCGTCCAGCTTGAAGTCCATGAAACGCAGGATCACCTGAAATCAATCCATTAAAGAATGAATTAATGATTTTTAAATACATAGTCTACGTCTGGTGAGCCTTTGTCAAAAATAGTTTACCATATAGGGATATCGTGTCATTTCAGACAAACCCATAGTTGTCTCAGCCATGTGAATACcgtacaacaatacacacatacaaaaaatcattgaggatttaaaaaaaatcaacagTCCTAGCTACATCCAACCTTGCGGTGGTCGCCTGTGTCGATAAGCCAGGTGCAGTTGCTGCCTGGTGGGTAGAAGTCAGGGTAGTTGGGCGAGCTGAAGGTGCCGTAGAAGTTCCGCAGCCACTCGCCACAGGTGGGCACGTCACAGTCGATCTCGTCACCAAGGTCCTGGCAGTCGATGCTGCCGTCACATTTGAGCGACTCGTGCAGGCAGGTGTAGACACGGGTGTAGCGGGACAGGCAGGGAAACTGAATGATAATTGTATTAattaataatattaatattataatTTTATTTTACAAATTTAAAATACATATAGTTTCCTCGGCCATGGGAGTACAAAAAAATCGTAGAGAATTGAAAACAAGGTCTACAAACGTATTTTCAATTGTGGTCCTTGTTTTTATCAAGTGGGCAAAATAATGGACAGCTTGTGCAAGATTGGCTGTACATTAGACACCCCAAAAGCACTTTATATTCAATTAAATTAGAAAATAcatacagaaagtattcacaccccttgactttttccacattttgttgtgttacagccttaatttaaaatagattttgtgtcactggtctgaacacacacaatatcccataatgtggAATTATGTGAAAAACATTTTCTAAGAACtaatttaaaatgaaaagctgaaaatgCTTGAGTCAATTAGTATTCAACTCTGCtgttatagcaagcctaaataagttcaggagtacaaactTGCTTAACAAattacataagttgcatggagatcacctattggtagatgagtaaaaatactgacattgaatatcattttgagcatggtgaagttattaattaccctttaaatacacccagtcactacaaaggtagaggcgtccttcctaactgagGTTTCCTACCTCTTCAgaaactcagggatttcaccatgaggccatggTTACAGAGCTCAATGGCAGTGATAGGAAAAatctgagaatggatcaacaatattgtagttgtaggtcccatgtggctcagttcatagagcatggcacttgcaatgccagtgttatgggttcgattcccatagGGGAACAGTACGAAAtagtatgaaaaatgtatgcactcactactgtaagttgatCTTGagaaaagcatctgctaaatgacaaaaatgtcaaatttagttactccacaatactaacctaaatgacagagtgaaaagaaggaagcctataccaaataaaaatattccatgACATgcatgtttgcaataaggcattaaaataaaaatgcaaaaaatgtgtgaaagaaattaactttctgtcctgaatacaaagtgttatgttcggggcaaatccagcacaacacatcactgagtacaactcttcatatttttgaggatggtggtggctgcatcatgttacggatatgcttgtcatcggcaaggactagggagtttttggggggataaaaatggaatagagttaagcacaggcaaaatcctataggaaaacctggttcagtctgctttccaacagatactGGGAGCCAAATATAcacgagttgcttaccaaaaTTACATTGAACGTTTCAAAGTGGCCTAATTACAGTTttaaaattggcttgaaaatctatgtcaagagTAAAACATTGAGGGCCTCCCgcatggcgcagcggtctaaggcactgcattgaagTGCTGGCtacgtcactacagatcctggttcgatcctaggctgtgttgcagccggccgcgaccgggagacccatgaggcggcgcacaattggcccagagtcgtccggattaggggagggtttggccggctgggttgtccatgtctctctagcaactcctgtggtgggccgggcgcagtgcacactgacacggtcgccaggtgtacggagtttcctccgacacattggtacggctggcttccgggttaagtgagcatttTGTcatgaagcagtgcggcttggcagggttgtgtttcggaggatgcacggctctcgaccttcgcctctcccgagtccattcgagagttgcagcgatgagacaagactaccaattagataccacgaaaattggggagaaaaagggcaaaaaataaataattaaagactggaaaatggctgtctagcaatgaccaataaccaatttgacagagcttgaagaatttgaaaAATTCATAATATGCAAAAattatacaatccaggtgtgcaaagctcttagagacttacccagaaagagtcacagctgtaatcgcagccgaagatgattctaacatgtattgactcaggggtgtgaatacttacagtagcagtcaaatgtttggacacacctactcattccagggtttttctttattttgactattttctacattgtagaataatagtgacgacatcagctgtgaaataacacatatggaatcatgtagtaaccaaaaaagggttaaacaaatcaaaatatatttgaaattttagattcttcaaagtggtcACCTtctgccttgatgaaagctttgcactctcttggcattcccttcatgaggtagtcacctggattgcatttcaattaacaggtgtggcttgttaaagttcatttgtggaatttctttccttcttaatgcatttgagccaatcagttatgttgtaacaaggcagtggtggtatacagaagatagccctatttagtgaaataccaaatccatattatagcaagaacagctcaaataagcaaagagaaacgaccccccatcattactttaagacatgaaggtcagtcaatccggagtttcttcaagtgcagtcgcaaaagccatcaagcgttatgatgaaactggctctcatgaggaccgccacaggaaaggaagacccagatttacctctgctgcagaggataagttcattagagttaccagcctcagaaattgcagctgaaatatatgcttcagagttcaagtaacagacacatctcaacatcaactgttcagacactgcatgaatcaggccttcatggtcaaattgctacaaagaaaccactactacagaacaccaataagaagaagagacttgcttgagccaagaaacacgagcaacggacattagacgggtggaaatctgtcctttggactgatgagtccaaatttgagagttttggttccaaccgcagtgtctagtaggtgaacgaatgatctctgcatgtgtggttcccaccgtgaagcacagaggaggaggtgtgatggtgcttgctggtgacactgtctgtgatttatttagaatccaaggcacacttaaaaagcatggcaaccacagcattctgcagcgatacgccatcccatctggtttgtgcttagtgggactatcatttgtttttcaacaggacaatgacccaacacacctccaggctgtgtaagggctatttgaccaaggagagtgatggagcgctgcatcagatgacctggcctccacaatcaccaaacctcaacccaattgagatggtttgggatgagttggaccgcagagtgaaggaaaagcggccaacacgtgctcagcatatgtgggaactccttcaagactgttggaaaagtattcctcatgaagctggttgagagaatgccaagagtgtgcaaagctttcatcaaggcaaaaggttaccactttgaagaatctaaaatctaaaatatattttgatttgtttaacacttttttggttactaaatgattccatatgtgttatttcacagttgatgtcttcactattattctacaatgtagcaaATAATAGatttaaagaaaaacccttgaatgagtaggtgtccaaacttttgactggtactgtatgtaaatgagataccTGGTTGAAGGCACAGGGCTGGAAGGAGAATGCTGCCGAGGGGTTGGGCTGGACGCACAGCTCCTCGTCAGAGTTGTCACCACACTCGTCCATGGTGTTGCACTTCCATGACTCCGGGATGCACTTTCCGTTGGAGCAGTGGAACTGGTCCAAGTCGCAGCTGATCATCTCCGATTTTCCTGAAATTAGGAAtattagggctgtggcggtcatgaaagttcgtcagccggtgattgtcaagcaaatatctgtcggtctcacggtaattgaccgttaatcaacataaacacattttctcatctcctggcttccacacatccctgccactgatgcagacctttggaacatatatattttaaaaagtctaataaagcCATATAATATGGCCTACAtcgtcacaataaatccattatttattttaaaaacgGGTCTAAAGAACCATGATATGAAGAAATGTTGTCCtaatgttaggtcctgatctggctatgccaaatggctgtgggctacactagttcatttagcagacaagatttgcttagaattctgtggcattattttatagtgtatgaagaatacaattgaacaaagctgaataaaatagaaaggacatTTTTTCCAAACAATTGAGGGGGTGCGCAcgtgcggctattctgtgttgagcggttaacaaagaaatacctattcctatatgcttcatttagagttattaGTGTAATTTcagttctacaaacgttgggatatatgttttgatgtttaatacattgtaaggctgcatgatgcgactctaatgatgatttgaaaaaagtagcttgaaaggcatgagctgtGCTTTGTTTCTTGAGTAGGGtgtacacactacatcagtcactcattcacaatttgacaagcacttgataatgcttaGAATTTCAAGGTGgcaataaatattccaaacatagtctgggacagttgtgggatgcgatagatcctaaattaatacaaccactaacaTCAAAATACCTttttacgcaatgtggctgacgcaacagatcagaacgtttagcttaaactgttgataaactattaggctatttcttcacataataagcgcagcaatgcacactataagcgcaaatgttccattagcgcaCAACACCATTATCAtaagcgggaaaacaccattatcagaAGTGAtcacaaatgcaattatgcatgtaataattttcaccataaaaatgcaccattATTATAAAAgtgtcttccccaaacttgaaactcacacactGCTTGGGtctgccagttaggctctacatccCTTGTACAGCGGATTAATatacttaattttaagaagttatttggccactttagttgatccaaaccttatcaaaacatatagggctTTGGGCTAGGCAACACGAGGTGTGCaattatgatttgaaaaagtcacaaaaaaatgcagtttcttatgctgggcatcattcacaagtgatatattttcacaagtgataggctaatattgtcacccatcagactattcttgatttaatctcgtctttacatatactaaataatatatgtgtgaaatttgttttggattaagaatggaccattatcatgcacctgtatcgaaacagggtcagcgggaaaaaatacatgcacttaaatagtgaatggagAACGCTTTTCcctgtggtttattttcatgccagccaggtaggctatactcctgttgtaaagataaataatgtgcttaatattaggaaagttgagaaataaatatagtaggcctagtctatagaaaggtgatgggatcctcctctttttaatagaggccatcactctgttttctcacgcaattgcatagcgtatagaaatgttgcgcaacatgagctcatgggctctaatgaagtgtttgattagattttcgattgcatttgcattgatgtcagagtaaaTAGAGGGCCAAtaaagtgctgagtaccaggcagttagcaagtttggtaggctactatatgaccagcagcagcatcagagctgggagaagcctaattaccgtgactaaatggtcacgtgtaatttgactgccttcatgactcgtgaccgccggtgtggcggtaatacggtcaccgcaacagccctaggggAAATGCCACCATTTAACCtgatagggctagggggcagcatttgcacgtctggataaaaaaaatgtacccgatttaatctggttactaatcctacccagtaactagaatatgcatatacttattatatatggatagaaaacactctaaagtttctaaaactgtttgaatggtgtctgtgagtataacagaactcatttggcaggcaaaaccctgagacattttctgacaggaagtggatacctgatgtgttgtattacctttaaacctatcccattgaaaaacacaggggctgaggaatattttggcacttcctattgcttccactagatgtcaccagcctttacaaagtgttttgagtcttctggagggagatctgaccgaacaagagccatggaacgatgatgtcccattagacacctggcgcgcgagttcatgttgggtaccctcgttccaataggttataaaagagtatgcattcgtccaccttgaatattattcatgttctggttaaaaaaggccctaatgatttatgctatacaacgtttgacatgtttgaacgaacgtaaatatatttattcccctcgttcatgacgagaagtccggctggcttagatcatgtgctaacaagacggagatttttggacataaatgatgagcttttttgaacaaaactacattcgttatggacctgtgatacctggaagtgatatctgatgaagagaatcaaaggtaatggattatttacatagtattttcgattttagatctccccaacatgacgtctagtctgtatcgcaacgcgtatttttctgggcgcagtgctcagattattgcaaagtgtgatttcccagtaaggttatttttaaatctggcaagttgattgcgttcaagagatgtacatctataattctttaaatgacaatataatattttaccaatgttttctaattttaattatttaatttgtgacgctgacttgactgccggttattggagggaaacgatttcctcaacatcaatgccatagtaaaacgctgtttttggatataaatatgaacttgatagaactaaaaatgcatgcattgtctaacataatgtcctaggagtgtcatctgatggagattgtaaaaggttagtgcatcattttagctggttttatggttttggttaccctgtctttgaattgacaaaacattacacacaactcttgtaaatgtactgtcctaacatactctaaatttatgctttcgccgtaaaacctttttgaaatcgtaaaacgtggttagattaaggagatgtttatctttcaaagggtgtaaaatagttgtatgtttgaaaaatgtgaattttgacatttatttggattcaaatttgccgctcttgaaatgcacctgctgttgatggagtgcaccacgggtggcacgctagcgtcccacctagcccatagaggttaatgcacTTTGTGaccatttaaaaatgttttaccatTAGTGACAATCAAGCAAAAATTGTGGGATCATTTAGTTAAATGATGTACAATGATAGTGCCTATTGATCAAGCTGATCAAGTTGATCAACATTATATCAGCAGAATCAATTTCTTTATATGTTCATTTATCGACGTACACAATCCGTGAGCCTCTGATCCTCTGTCTTTTTACACGTTTGAAAATCCAATGCttggagacaacagagagaaaaGCATAGAAAgaggacaaaaaaaataaaagctgctttctctcttttctcttgggGGTAGTAACATCCTCACCACCAGTAGACATCTGTCCACATGTCATCTCTGATCTGACTGTACAGTAGCCC
This genomic interval from Salmo salar chromosome ssa27, Ssal_v3.1, whole genome shotgun sequence contains the following:
- the LOC106588220 gene encoding low-density lipoprotein receptor-related protein 12; this encodes MAYYTLSSNGISSSSWISLHMVLIFTGNAVCSQHNENVYVSGFSNACGDVAEQIRASSGVITSPGWPFQYPSRINCSWNIRANPGEIITISFQDFEIQSSHRCGLDWISISTYKNLDSYRACGSSIPAPYISSQDHVWIKFHSDDIMTGKGFRLSYITGKSEMISCDLDQFHCSNGKCIPESWKCNTMDECGDNSDEELCVQPNPSAAFSFQPCAFNQFPCLSRYTRVYTCLHESLKCDGSIDCQDLGDEIDCDVPTCGEWLRNFYGTFSSPNYPDFYPPGSNCTWLIDTGDHRKVILRFMDFKLDGTGYGDYVKVYDGLEENPRRLLRVLTAFDSRAPMAVVSSSGQLRVHFYADKINAARGFNVTYQVDGFCLPWEIPCGGNWGCYTEQQRCDGYWHCPNGRDEVNCSTCQEDEFPCSRNGACYPRSDRCNYQNRCPNGSDEKNCFFCQPGNFHCKNNRCVFESWVCDAQDDCGDGSDEESCPVIVPTRVITAAVIGSLICGLLLVIALGCTCKLYSLRMFERRSFETQLSRVEAELLRREAPPSYGQLIAQGLIPPVEDFPVCSGNQASVLENLRLAVRSQLGFTSIHLPTSGRHSNIWQRLFNFTRSRRSGSLALVSADGEDNSTSSSNGGCSAHEPDRAGPHRGLLPLDSDDTDTESERRDVRGAVGGLVAPLPVKTPPATAVEAIVSVSTNSTTSAPLPSCRDSHRARASPAVVETHTIETPGGEAAEPQCSATGRSQLSSALSRVTRSLRWVRFSLGRSGGSSGGGTQNHSPLRHLEHGAGTREDEDDVELLIPVSDAASDTDSTSETSRLLSLEVGLDQAAPRLSSPASLRSGRVSLGRNGPCEHCSMVHTAQIPDACLEATGKTETNSDDELLLLC